Proteins found in one Loxodonta africana isolate mLoxAfr1 chromosome 21, mLoxAfr1.hap2, whole genome shotgun sequence genomic segment:
- the CAPNS2 gene encoding calpain small subunit 2: MFLAKAFLEGADHGLGEALGGLLGGGGQRAATGGGNIRGIVGGIVNFISEAAAAQYTPEPPPTQQHFTNVEANESEEVKRFRQQFAQLAGPDMEVGATDLMNILNKVIAKHADLNTDGFSLDTCRSIVSVMDSDTTGKLGFEEFKYLWNNIKKWHCVFKQYNSNHSGSLGSSQLRGAVQAAGFQLNEQFYQMIIRRYADEDGSMDFNNFISCLVRLDAMFRAFRSLDQDADGLIQVSIEEWLQLTMYS, from the coding sequence ATGTTTCTTGCAAAGGCTTTTTTGGAAGGGGCAGATCATGGTCTTGGAGAAGCTCTTGGAGGCCTTCTTGGGGGAGGCGGTCAAAGAGCAGCAACAGGAGGAGGAAATATCAGAGGGATAGTTGGAGGGATTGTGAATTTTATCAGTGAGGCCGCAGCAGCTCAGTATACTCCAGAACCGCCTCCCACTCAGCAGCATTTCACCAATGTGGAGGCCAACGAAAGTGAAGAAGTTAAGAGGTTTCGGCAGCAATTTGCACAACTGGCTGGACCGGACATGGAGGTGGGTGCCACTGACTTGATGAATATTCTCAACAAAGTCATTGCTAAGCACGCGGATCTGAATACCGATGGCTTCAGTCTTGACACGTGCCGGAGCATTGTGTCTGTCATGGACAGTGACACGACTGGGAAGCTGGGCTTTGAAGAATTTAAGTATCTGTGGAACAACATCAAGAAATGGCACTGTGTTTTTAAGCAATATAACAGCAACCATTCTGGGTCCCTGGGAAGTTCGCAGCTGCGGGGGGCTGTGCAGGCAGCAGGCTTCCAGCTAAATGAACAATTCTACCAAATGATTATCCGCCGATATGCCGATGAGGACGGGAGTATGGATTTTAACAACTTCATCAGCTGCCTGGTTCGCCTGGATGCCATGTTTCGTGCCTTCAGGTCTCTGGATCAAGATGCCGATGGCCTCATTCAGGTGTCTATCGAAGAATGGCTGCAGTTGACCATGTATTCCTGA